The Burkholderia pyrrocinia genome includes a region encoding these proteins:
- a CDS encoding SDR family oxidoreductase, with protein MSVSKKFAAVTGAGSGIGRAAAIALAQAGFTVALLGRNEASLRETQEAIRSADGDAHVFPADVTDEVSVEHAFAQIAQQFGRLDVLFNNAGRNAPAVALDEYEFDVWNAVVATNLTGVFLCARAAWRLMKAQTPQGGRIINNGSISAHAPRPDTIAYTATKHAVTGITRSLALDGRAYNIACGQIDIGNAATSLTERMTQGVPQADGSLAPEARMDVTHVANAIVQMAVLPLDTNILNMTIMATAMPFVGRG; from the coding sequence GCAGCGGCCATCGCGCTCGCCCAAGCGGGATTCACCGTCGCGCTGCTCGGACGCAACGAAGCATCGTTGCGCGAAACGCAGGAGGCAATCCGTAGCGCCGACGGCGACGCGCATGTGTTTCCCGCCGACGTCACCGACGAGGTGTCGGTCGAACATGCGTTTGCGCAGATCGCGCAGCAGTTCGGCCGGCTGGACGTGCTGTTCAACAATGCCGGACGCAACGCCCCTGCCGTTGCGCTCGACGAATACGAATTCGATGTGTGGAACGCCGTCGTCGCGACGAACCTGACCGGCGTCTTTCTTTGTGCGCGGGCCGCCTGGCGCCTGATGAAAGCGCAAACGCCGCAGGGCGGCAGGATCATCAACAACGGCTCGATCTCGGCACACGCGCCGCGCCCCGATACGATCGCGTACACGGCCACCAAGCATGCGGTCACCGGGATCACCAGGTCGCTGGCGCTGGACGGTCGTGCGTACAACATCGCCTGCGGCCAGATCGACATCGGCAACGCGGCGACATCGCTCACGGAACGGATGACGCAAGGGGTCCCGCAGGCCGATGGAAGCCTGGCACCCGAGGCACGCATGGACGTTACGCATGTCGCGAACGCGATTGTCCAGATGGCGGTGCTGCCGCTGGACACGAACATCCTGAACATGACGATCATGGCGACGGCCATGCCTTTCGTGGGTCGCGGATAA